In Bosea sp. PAMC 26642, the DNA window CATTGAAAAGCTCGAGGCGAAAGAAAAGCCTGGCGCCGCAGCAGATTTTCGTCGCCACGCGCGAACCTGGCTTGAGTGGTGCACAAATAAGGGGCTCGCCCCGTTCAATGTCCTAGCCGGTTTGCGGCGGGAGCGGTCAACGAAGGCCGAGCGCATCGATACCCAGGAGAAGGGCAGGGCCCTCACTGACGCCGAACTCACGGCCATCTGGCACGCCGCGGCGCCCGAGACAGTGTTAGGACGCTACATCCGCGCCATGATCCTGACGGGCGCCAGACGTGCGGAGATGGCGCGGCTGAAAGTCAGCATGGACGCGGGCAGCCATCTCGACCTGCCACCTTACCATACCAAGCAGGGGCGATCGCATCGCATTCCGGTGACACCCATGCTGCGAAGCATCCTAGCGGGGTGCGAGCTCACCCAAGAGCGGCTGTATTTTGCCTCGCCTCTGACGGGTCGCGAGATGAGCGGCTGGACGCAGCACGTCGCGAAGGTACGCAAGGCGTCAGGCGTTCAATTCACGCTGCACGACTTCCGCCGCACGATGCGAACCGGCTTGACGCGGCTTGGTGTTGACGAGGACACGGCCGAGATGATGCTCGGCCACCAGCGCGGCACCGAGTTGGACCGGATCTATGACAAGCACGACCGCTGGCAGGCGCGCGTTGATGCTGCGAAACAATGGACGGGCTTTGTCGAGGCGCTCGCGGCCGGGCCTGCGCCGGAACAGTCGAACGTTGTGCGTCTGAGCTCTCGGAAAGCGCGAGTCCCGTCGTCATCCCAGGCAAAAGCATCTTAAGCGGTTTCGACAATTAGCGAATTGGATCAGGGAGTTGCAGTTCAGGAAGCGATGGGGCATAGTGTCTGCCGACAACGCCCTGCGGCGGG includes these proteins:
- a CDS encoding integrase family protein; the encoded protein is MLLPEVEMHPPSSEPAPVAAQRREPSKLRMTEASIRALPSPDKGELIVWDEKMPGLALRIGRARRAWIYVYRPPGAYTETGDGQRRRVNPVKLPLGAWPALSVEKAREAAQVEAGKVAKGQDPAATRRETGRQDKARVSAALDDYEASLKRRRYVNVTTAMSTLRRNLASLKARDVATLRRVDLTALIEKLEAKEKPGAAADFRRHARTWLEWCTNKGLAPFNVLAGLRRERSTKAERIDTQEKGRALTDAELTAIWHAAAPETVLGRYIRAMILTGARRAEMARLKVSMDAGSHLDLPPYHTKQGRSHRIPVTPMLRSILAGCELTQERLYFASPLTGREMSGWTQHVAKVRKASGVQFTLHDFRRTMRTGLTRLGVDEDTAEMMLGHQRGTELDRIYDKHDRWQARVDAAKQWTGFVEALAAGPAPEQSNVVRLSSRKARVPSSSQAKAS